The following proteins come from a genomic window of Crassostrea angulata isolate pt1a10 chromosome 1, ASM2561291v2, whole genome shotgun sequence:
- the LOC128169724 gene encoding DNA damage-regulated autophagy modulator protein 2-like, with protein METTGKQTTARIVPHPHRSPSRDPMIPPKPPGCLDCLRTKLHLLPIITFTWLAVTVCLSYVLAAINKDTEADFPYISKTANVDPQRAIFSQMVTMGSVLYGICSTMRYLSMKADLLSCSVSRGYHWLNIIGVCTGLLVCLGNTLLGNFPTDGYRSHYKAPHYVGATAAFAGGVVYGWIQTRLSWLLEHKQRKTSRIQLVLMIWTTVALLTFGISKVVYEVQKSKGYGTKEGTLRDVYLVSTVTEWVLAFSIAGFPLTFVRDFKASVLRSPRILRRDYTEDIQANGGLEKDIDYKI; from the exons ATCCCCGTCCAGAGACCCGATGATACCACCTAAACCCCCGGGCTGTCTGGACTGTCTGAGGACCAAACTCCATCTCCTTCCCATCATCACTTTCACCTGGTTAGCGGTCACAGTATGTCTGTC ATATGTATTGGCTGCCATCAATAAGGACACAGAGGCAGATTTTCCGTACATCAG TAAAACAGCCAACGTCGACCCACAGAGagccattttttcacagatggtcACCATGGGCTCAGTGctat ACGGGATCTGCAGCACGATGCGGTACCTCTCTATGAAGGCTGACCTGCTTTCGTGCTCGGTGTCCAGGGGGTACCACTGGCTGAATATCATTGGGGTCTGTACCGGACTGCTGGTCTGTCTGGGGAACACCTTATTGGGAAACTTTCCG ACGGACGGCTACAGGAGCCACTATAAAGCCCCTCACTACGTCGGAGCAACGGCGGCGTTTGCGGGGGGCGTCGTGTATGGTTGGATACAAACAAGGTTGTCATGGTTACTGGAacacaaacaaagaaaaaccAGCAGGATACAGCTTGTGTTGATGATATGGACCACTGTGGCATTGCTTACAT TTGGTATATCAAAAGTAGTCTATGAAGTTCAGAAATCTAAAGGCTATGGAACCAAAGAG GGCACGTTACGCGATGTCTACCTGGTGTCCACCGTCACGGAGTGGGTGCTGGCCTTCAGTATAGCAGGATTCCCTCTGACGTTTGTTAGAGACTTCAAAGCCTCCGTCCTGAGGAGTCCGAGGATCCTCAGACGTGATTATACAGAGGACATTCAG GCTAATGGTGGCTTGGAAAAGGACATcgattataaaatttga
- the LOC128190826 gene encoding uncharacterized protein LOC128190826, with protein sequence MSSTPGLRMLPGGAMDILFSFDTTGSMSYILEEVKGRLSDMIQRLQADIPGIRIGVIAHGDYCDEEVFYLEKHIDFTQNVAELCQFVGEVEGTGGGDQDECYELILRKANEEFTWAPVSNKVLVMIGDANPHEPDYKLNVDRINWRDEVSLLAKQGIKIYAVQAMNNDGVEDFYVTMAKETGGHYLRLENFSNICDFIMAICYRERDDDLFMNYEAEVAARQGPSGHLQDLNKMFATLRREDSNRSCKSGTSKLDHAASMPSRSSSFSSDGSNINNMSCPRSETPEIPTFHSPLPMTPLNSFLPSPVSHKKIVKPRNLRQIPKKKSKMNAFPREKEPGTKFNLRKLKWTPWKLAYSPEKPDDTRKWRKMYRMNGYNRKTLFPCSSDLKVYELSVQTHPRGKLHVMYARVTAADLNDSKWSHHLFPGSRRRRYIHCRQIKRVLSQGCRVFVRKADIKKRQIKQVDNLNKYSYAWTRSISGARTPERTVVKDDKILSGMDYS encoded by the exons atgtcaTCAACGCCAGGGCTCAGAATGCTACCGGGTGGTGCCATGGACAtcttgttttcatttgacaccacTGGGTCAATGTCATACATATTAGAAGAGGTCAAAGGTCGGTTAAGTGACATGATACAGAGACTTCAGGCCGATATCCCAGGCATTAGAATAGGAGTGATAGCTCACGGGGACTATTGTGACGAAGAGGTCTTTTACTTGGAAAAGCACATCGACTTTACACAGAATGTGGCTGAACTGTGTCAGTTCGTGGGCGAAGTTGAAGGAACGGGAGGCGGGGACCAGGACGAGTGTTACGAACTCATTCTTAGAAAAGCGAATGAAGAATTCACATGGGCACCGGTGTCGAACAAAGTTCTGGTCATGATAGGGGACGCAAACCCTCATGAACCTGACTACAAACTGAACGTGGATAGAATCAACTGGAGAGATGAAGTGTCACTCCTTGCAAAGCAG GGAATAAAAATCTACGCTGTCCAAGCCATGAATAACGATGGAGTGGAGGATTTCTATGTAACAATGGCTAAAGAAACTGGAGGTCACTACCTAAGACTAGAAAACTTTTCTAACATCTGTGATTTCATTATGGCCATTTGTTACCGAGAAAGAGATGACGACTTATTCATG AATTACGAGGCTGAGGTCGCAGCTCGCCAAGGACCATCGGGTCACCTTcaagatttaaacaaaatgtttgccACCCTCCGCCGCGAAGACTCCAATCGGAGTTGCAAAAGTGGGACATCCAAGCTGGATCATGCAGCATCAATGCCATCTCGCTCCAGCTCGTTCAGCAGCGACGGAAGTAACATCAACAACATGTCCTGCCCTAGAAGTGAAACACCCGAGATTCCGACATTTCACTCACCGCTGCCAATGACACCTTTAAATAGCTTTTTACCCTCACCTGTCAGTCAtaagaaaattgtaaaaccaAGAAATCTTCGACAAATTCCTAAAAAG AAATCAAAAATGAACGCATTTCCACGTGAAAAGGAACCAGGAACAAAATTTAACCTTAGGAAACTAAAATGGACACCATGGAAACTCGCATACAGTCCAGAAAAACCTGACGACACACGTAAATGGCGCAAAATGTACCGAATGAATGGATACAACAGGAAAACGCTGTTCCCGTGTTCTTCGGATCTAAAAGTATACGAATTGTCCGTGCAAACTCATCCAAGAGGCAAACTTCATGTGATGTACGCAAGAGTGACAGCTGCAGATCTGAATGACTCCAAGTGGAGTCACCACCTGTTTCCGGGAAGTAGGAGGCGACGCTACATTCACTGCAGACAAATCAAGCGAGTCCTTAGTCAAGGATGCCGAGTGTTTGTTCGTAAAGCTGACATCAAGAAGAGACAGATAAAACAGGTGGACAATTTGAACAAATACAGCTACGCCTGGACAAGATCCATCTCTGGAGCTAGAACGCCAGAGAGGACGGTAGTGAAAGATGACAAAATATTATCGGGGATGGATTATAGTTAA
- the LOC128191277 gene encoding uncharacterized protein LOC128191277, which translates to MSSMSGFRMPPGGAMDILFSFDTTGSMSYILEEVKGRLSDMIQRLQADIPGIRIGVIAHGDYCDEEVFYLEKHIDFTQNVAELCQFVGEVEGTGGGDQDECYELILRKANEEFTWAPVSNKVLVMIGDANPHEPDYKLNVDKINWRDEVSLLAKQGIKIYAVQAMNNDGVEDFYVTMAKETGGHYLRLENFSNICDFIMAICYRERDDDLFMNYEAEVAARQGTSGLHQDLNKMFATLRREDSNRSCKSGTSKLDHAASIPSRSSSFSSDGSSIKNMSNSRSATPGIPALHSPLPMTPLNSFLPSPVSHKKIVKPRKLRQIPKKKSNLNAFPREQEPGTKFNLRKLKWTPWKLAYSPEKPDDTRKWRKMYRMNGYNRKTLFPCSSDLKVYELSVQTHPRGKLHVMYARVTAADLNDSKWSHHLFPGSRRRRYIHCRQIKRVLSQGCRVFVRKADIKKRQIKQVDNLSKYSYAWTRSISGARTPERTVVKDDKILSGMDYS; encoded by the exons atgtcaTCAATGTCAGGATTCAGGATGCCACCGGGTGGTGCCATGGACATATTGTTTTCATTCGACACCACTGGGTCAATGTCATACATATTAGAAGAGGTCAAAGGTCGGTTAAGTGACATGATACAGAGACTTCAGGCCGATATCCCGGGCATTAGAATAGGAGTGATAGCTCACGGGGACTATTGTGACGAAGAGGTCTTTTACTTGGAAAAGCACATCGACTTTACACAGAATGTGGCTGAACTGTGTCAGTTCGTGGGCGAAGTTGAAGGAACGGGAGGCGGGGACCAGGACGAGTGTTACGAACTCATTCTTAGAAAAGCGAATGAAGAATTCACATGGGCACCGGTGTCGAACAAAGTTCTGGTCATGATAGGGGACGCAAACCCTCATGAACCTGATTACAAACTGAACGTGGATAAAATCAACTGGAGAGATGAAGTGTCACTCCTTGCAAAGCAG GGAATAAAAATCTACGCTGTCCAAGCCATGAATAACGATGGAGTGGAGGATTTCTATGTAACAATGGCTAAAGAAACTGGAGGTCACTACTTAAGACTGGAAAACTTTTCCAACATCTGTGACTTCATCATGGCCATTTGTTACCGAGAAAGAGATGATGACCTATTTATG AATTACGAAGCTGAGGTCGCTGCTCGCCAAGGAACATCAGGTCTCCATcaagatttaaacaaaatgtttgccACCCTCCGCCGCGAAGACTCCAATCGGAGTTGCAAGAGTGGGACATCCAAGCTGGACCATGCAGCATCAATTCCATCTCGATCCAGCTCGTTCAGCAGCGACGGAAGTAGCATCAAAAACATGTCAAACTCAAGAAGTGCAACACCCGGGATTCCGGCACTTCACTCACCGCTGCCAATGACACCTTTAAATAGCTTTTTACCCTCACCTGTCAGTCAtaagaaaattgtaaaaccaAGAAAGCTTCGACAAATTCCTAAAAAG AAATCAAATTTGAACGCATTTCCACGTGAACAGGAACCAGGAACAAAATTCAACCTGAGGAAACTAAAATGGACACCATGGAAACTAGCATACAGTCCAGAAAAACCTGACGACACACGTAAATGGCGCAAAATGTACCGAATGAATGGATACAACAGGAAAACGCTGTTCCCGTGTTCTTCAGATCTAAAAGTATACGAATTGTCCGTGCAAACTCATCCAAGAGGCAAACTTCATGTGATGTACGCAAGAGTGACAGCTGCAGATCTGAATGACTCCAAGTGGAGTCACCACCTGTTTCCGGGAAGTAGGAGGCGACGCTACATTCACTGCAGACAAATCAAGCGAGTCCTTAGTCAAGGATGTCGAGTGTTTGTTCGTAAAGCTGACATCAAGAAGAGACAGATAAAACAAGTGGACAATTTGAGCAAATACAGCTACGCCTGGACAAGATCCATCTCTGGAGCTAGAACGCCAGAGAGGACGGTAGTGAAAGATGACAAAATATTATCGGGGATGGATTATAGTTAA
- the LOC128191286 gene encoding uncharacterized protein LOC128191286: protein MSLMPGFRMPPGGAMDILFSFDTTGSMSYILEEVKGRLSEMIQRLQADIPGIRIGVIAHGDYCDEEVFYLEKHIDFTQNVAELSQFVGEVEGTGGGDQDECYELILRKANEEFTWAPVSNKVLVMIGDANPHEPDYKLNVDRINWRDEVSLLAKQGIKIYAVQAMNNDGVEDFYRTMAEETGGHYLRLANFSNICDFIMAICYRERDNDLLMNYEAEVAARQGPSGLHQDLNKMFATLRREDSNRSCKSGTSKLDHAASMPSRSSSFSSDGSSNIMSGPRSATPEIPALHSPLPMTPVNSFLPSPVSHRKITKPRKLRQTPKKKSKMNAFPRENEPGTKFNLRKLKWTPWKLAYSPEKPDDTRKWRKMYRMNGYSRKTLFPCSSDLKVYEVSVQTHPRGKLHVMYGTVTAADLNDSKWCHHLFPGGRRRHYIHCRQIKRVLSQGCRVFVRKADIKKRQIKQVDNLNKYSYAWTRSISGARTPERTVVKDDKILSGMDYS, encoded by the exons ATGTCATTAATGCCAGGATTCAGGATGCCACCGGGTGGTGCCATGGACAtcttgttttcatttgacaccacTGGGTCAATGTCATACATATTAGAAGAGGTCAAAGGTCGGTTAAGTGAAATGATACAGAGACTTCAGGCGGATATCCCGGGCATTAGAATAGGAGTGATAGCTCATGGGGACTATTGTGACGAAGAGGTCTTTTACTTGGAAAAGCACATCGACTTTACACAGAATGTGGCTGAACTGAGTCAGTTCGTGGGCGAGGTTGAAGGAACGGGGGGTGGAGACCAGGACGAGTGTTACGAACTCATTCTTAGAAAAGCGAATGAAGAGTTCACATGGGCACCGGTGTCGAACAAAGTTCTGGTCATGATAGGAGACGCAAACCCTCATGAACCCGATTACAAACTGAACGTGGATAGAATCAACTGGAGAGATGAAGTGTCACTCCTTGCAAAGCAA GGAATAAAAATCTACGCTGTCCAAGCCATGAATAACGATGGAGTGGAGGATTTCTACAGAACCATGGCTGAAGAAACTGGAGGTCACTACTTAAGACtggcaaacttttcaaatatcTGTGACTTCATCATGGCCATTTGTTACCGAGAAAGAGATAATGACTTATTAATG AATTACGAAGCTGAGGTCGCTGCTCGCCAAGGACCATCGGGTCTCCATcaagatttaaacaaaatgtttgccACCCTCCGCCGCGAAGACTCCAATCGGAGTTGCAAGAGTGGGACATCCAAGCTGGACCATGCAGCGTCAATGCCATCTCGCTCCAGCTCGTTCAGCAGCGACGGAAGTAGCAATATCATGTCAGGTCCAAGAAGTGCAACACCCGAGATTCCGGCACTTCACTCACCGCTGCCAATGACACCTGTAAATAGCTTTTTACCTTCACCTGTCAGTCATAGGAAAATTACAAAACCAAGAAAGCTTCGACAAACTCCTAAAAAG AAATCAAAAATGAACGCATTTCCACGTGAAAACGAACCAGGAACAAAATTCAACCTAAGGAAACTAAAATGGACACCGTGGAAACTGGCATACAGTCCAGAAAAACCTGACGACACACGTAAATGGCGCAAAATGTACCGAATGAATGGATACAGCAGAAAAACGCTGTTCCCGTGTTCTTCAGATCTGAAAGTATACGAAGTGTCCGTGCAAACTCATCCAAGAGGCAAACTTCATGTGATGTACGGAACAGTGACAGCTGCAGATCTGAATGACTCCAAGTGGTGTCACCACCTGTTTCCGGGAGGTAGGAGGCGACACTACATTCACTGCAGACAAATCAAGCGAGTCCTTAGTCAAGGATGTCGAGTGTTTGTTCGTAAAGCTGACATCAAGAAGAGACAGATAAAACAGGTGGACAATTTGAACAAATACAGCTACGCCTGGACAAGATCCATCTCTGGAGCTAGAACGCCAGAGAGGACGGTAGTGAAAGATGACAAAATATTATCGGGGATGGATTATAGTTAA